A window from Bacillota bacterium encodes these proteins:
- a CDS encoding Rnf-Nqr domain containing protein, with protein MASRWYRLSYTKPFVLLKDGIWRKNSITSSTLGICSALAVTNRLENGIAMGLAVIFVVMVASLATAVIREYIPMRLRMITYMIIISTFVISVDMFFKGFFPVISNALGPYVSLIITNCIIMGRCEAFALKNPVGFSLTDAFAHGLGYTFVLLILSAVREVLAFGTLLNISVVGEAWTNWLVMAMAPGGFFLLAIIVWVVRSLQGAVEESGATPAEETVVEVA; from the coding sequence TTGGCTAGCCGTTGGTATCGATTAAGTTACACTAAGCCCTTTGTACTGCTCAAGGATGGCATATGGAGAAAAAACTCGATTACCTCTTCTACTTTAGGGATCTGCTCTGCTCTCGCAGTAACCAATAGGCTGGAAAATGGTATTGCCATGGGTTTGGCTGTTATTTTTGTAGTTATGGTCGCTTCGCTGGCAACTGCCGTGATTAGAGAATATATTCCCATGAGACTTAGAATGATTACCTACATGATAATAATATCAACCTTTGTTATTTCAGTAGATATGTTCTTTAAAGGTTTCTTTCCGGTTATCAGTAATGCCCTGGGCCCTTACGTTTCACTGATAATTACAAACTGCATAATAATGGGCAGGTGTGAGGCTTTTGCCCTGAAAAATCCGGTCGGGTTTTCCCTGACCGATGCCTTCGCGCACGGTTTGGGTTACACGTTTGTTCTTCTAATCCTTTCAGCTGTTAGAGAAGTGTTGGCCTTTGGCACATTATTGAATATTAGTGTGGTAGGGGAGGCATGGACCAACTGGTTGGTAATGGCTATGGCTCCGGGTGGGTTCTTCCTTCTCGCTATAATTGTTTGGGTGGTTCGCAGCTTACAGGGTGCTGTAGAAGAATCAGGTGCAACCCCTGCTGAGGAAACGGTTGTCGAGGTTGCTTAA
- a CDS encoding Rnf-Nqr domain containing protein: MSQTLSIFLAAILTHNIVLVYILGMCPTIGVSKSIRTATGMGAAVIFVVTITSLINWLIYNLILIPTGSEIISLMVFIITIAATVQLLEMLLEKYMRFLYTAFGVFLPLITVNCAVLGVTLFMVLREYTIGQAIFFALGSSIGFFIAIVLVAGIREKLNLIGDPPKGLQGPGLVMIILGILALGFMGFGGMVEL; this comes from the coding sequence ATGAGCCAAACCTTATCTATATTTTTAGCAGCAATTCTAACCCATAATATTGTTCTGGTCTATATTTTGGGAATGTGTCCGACAATCGGGGTATCAAAAAGCATCAGAACAGCGACTGGTATGGGTGCGGCTGTAATTTTTGTTGTTACGATAACATCATTGATCAACTGGTTGATTTATAACCTGATTTTAATCCCTACCGGCAGTGAGATTATCTCTTTAATGGTCTTTATTATAACAATAGCTGCCACAGTACAGCTCCTCGAGATGCTGTTGGAGAAATACATGCGCTTTCTCTATACAGCTTTTGGGGTATTTCTGCCGCTTATAACGGTAAACTGTGCTGTACTTGGCGTTACTCTTTTCATGGTCTTACGTGAATATACTATTGGTCAGGCAATTTTCTTCGCGCTCGGTTCTTCTATCGGCTTTTTCATAGCTATTGTGCTGGTTGCAGGCATCAGGGAAAAGCTCAATTTGATTGGGGATCCCCCGAAGGGACTCCAGGGTCCCGGTCTGGTTATGATTATTCTAGGCATTTTGGCCCTTGGATTTATGG
- a CDS encoding FMN-binding protein, producing MYHDATVVNDRMLRIKKNILEKIGWLVYILILGTLSSGLLMGVSYLIPLENETLDLETRMLILKALDLEHSPELAEQVYMDNITTEEIDELTLYRSSDGSIAFMFTGRGHQGLVSGILALGPDLNSLKGLVILKQQETPGLGGRITEEEFLAQFRGLSVDPQLVILPAGRTVSADNEIEGITGATMTSQALENMLRRNIREIKEKLGGN from the coding sequence ATGTACCATGACGCGACAGTAGTGAATGACAGGATGTTAAGGATTAAAAAAAATATTCTGGAAAAGATCGGTTGGTTGGTTTACATACTGATTCTCGGTACGCTCTCGTCTGGCCTGTTAATGGGTGTAAGCTACCTGATCCCATTGGAGAATGAAACGCTGGATCTGGAAACCAGGATGCTTATACTCAAGGCACTTGATCTGGAACATAGCCCGGAGCTTGCTGAGCAGGTATACATGGATAATATTACCACTGAAGAGATCGATGAGTTGACATTATATCGAAGCAGTGATGGAAGCATTGCCTTCATGTTTACCGGAAGGGGTCATCAGGGTCTTGTTTCCGGGATTTTAGCCCTGGGGCCGGATCTAAATAGCTTAAAAGGGCTTGTTATACTTAAACAGCAGGAAACGCCGGGATTGGGTGGGCGTATTACTGAAGAGGAATTTCTGGCTCAGTTCCGGGGATTATCTGTCGATCCGCAGCTGGTAATCTTACCGGCGGGAAGGACGGTTTCCGCAGATAATGAAATCGAAGGTATAACGGGAGCTACCATGACCAGTCAGGCTTTGGAGAATATGCTCAGGCGGAATATCAGGGAAATCAAGGAAAAATTGGGGGGGAACTGA